The Mercenaria mercenaria strain notata chromosome 10, MADL_Memer_1, whole genome shotgun sequence genome contains a region encoding:
- the LOC123560635 gene encoding uncharacterized protein LOC123560635, with the protein MAGISLHRKPELSRCLFKEGQGSDEAAKEAIQLYAALLANEMDLYYCSVDMADPSLSIKIYLAGVEIPEVGSDVSWSADSQDVSDGVTYINIDKVLPKLQSWLASESGLPQHDHLMALSTIELADFNYKPVETGVAGYAYVGTVCSSTGKVSISEVDGSRVALIASHELGHGLNANHDSGDCPNGAKNIMTTSFSSTTKVGYAEAQWTFSTCSVAAFKSFIDSLDSNCLKQHAFSGSEFAELQAKSLPGTVYSLDQQCQMYNGIWSSSCDTTLSESDCYDGFHCSTSSDLPAGCLTGFYPLYPFAGTPCGAPEDNKWCYRGRCVQKSTEATTTTSTTTSSTTSTTTSSTTSSTLSTTICTTSSTSTTPSTSTSTTSSTSPTTSTTPSTTSSTTTSPTTTSTTPSTTTTSTTPSTTTTSTIPSTTTTSTTPSTTTTSTTPSTTTTSTTPSTTTSSTTPSTTTTSTTPSTTSTTTPTPCNKKKKCCVKVGKKKKCCKGTTCCKKSFTWAVETECYKSCCISTGTTAAPTPTPCYKKKCCTKQNKKKVCCKKADCCKKSWGKDTKCCLTCK; encoded by the exons atggcaggaATCAGTCTCCATAGGAAGCCTGAGTTATCTAGATGTCT GTTTAAAGAAGGGCAGGGGTCTGACGAGGCAGCAAAGGAAGCGATACAGCTATACGCGGCTCTCCTCGCAAATGAG ATGGATCTTTACTACTGTAGCGTTGATATGGCCGATCCTTCCTTGAGCATCAAAATATACTTGGCCGGAGTGGAAATTCCCGAG GTCGGTTCTGACGTAAGCTGGTCCGCAGATAGTCAAGATGTATCAGATGGTGTTACGTATATAAATATTGACAAAGTTCTCCCGAAACTCCAGTCTTGGCTAGCAAGTGAAAGTGGTCTACCACAACATGATCATCTCATGGCTTTATCGAC GATTGAACTGGCAGATTTTAACTACAAACCTGTTGAAACCGGTGTTGCGGGATATGCCTACGTTGGAACAGTCTGCTCCTCAACAGGAAAG GTGTCTATTTCGGAAGTAGATGGATCCCGTGTGGCCCTGATTGCCTCTCACGAACTTGGTCACGGGTTAAATGCTAACCATGACAGTGGGGATTGCCCAAATGGGGCTAAAAACATCATGACGacttcattttcaagtacaacaAAAGTCGGGTATGCTGAAGCCCAGTGGACCTTCTCTACCTGTAGCGTGGCTGCCTTTAAATCTTTTATTGACAG TCTTGATAGTAACTGTTTGAAACAGCATGCGTTCAGTGGTTCTGAGTTTGCAGAGCTTCAGGCGAAATCTCTTCCGGGTACAGTCTATTCTCTGGACCAACAATGTCAGATGTACAACGGAATCTGGTCGTCATCTTGCGACACA actCTAAGTGAATCTGATTGCTACGATGGGTTTCATTGTTCAACAAGTTCTGACTTACCGGCCGGCTGCTTGACCGGTTTCTATCCACTATACCCGTTCGCCGGGACGCCGTGTGGAGCTCCAGAGGATAATAAG TGGTGCTATCGTGGTCGTTGTGTCCAAAAATCAACGGAAGCAACTACAACTACCTCTACAACTACAAGTTCAACAACATCTACCACAACTTCTTCCACAACGTCTTCTACATTATCTACTACTATTTGCACAACAAGTTCTACATCCACTACCCCTTCAACCTCCACTTCCACGACATCTTCAACTTCACCAACTACATCAACAACACCTTCGACCACTTCTTCTACAACAACAAGCCCAACTACTACTTCAACCACTCCGTCTACAACTACTACTTCAACCACTCCGTCTACAACTACTACTTCAACCATTCCGTCTACAACTACTACTTCAACCACTCCGTCTACAACTACTACTTCAACCACTCCGTCTACAACTACTACTTCAACCACTCCGTCTACAACTACTTCTTCAACCACTCCGTCTACAACTACTACTTCAACCACTCCGTCTACAACGTCAACAACGACTCCAACGCCGTGtaataagaaaaagaaatgctGTGTGAAGGTTGGGAAAAAGAAGAAGTGTTGCAAAGGAACCACATGTTGTAAAAAATCCTTTACCTGGGCTGTTGAAACAGAATGCTATAAATCTTGTTGCATCTCGACAGGAACAACGGCTGCTCCTACGCCAACACCATGCTATAAAAAGAAATGCTGCACAAAGCAGAACAAGAAGAAGGTGTGTTGCAAAAAAGCTGATTGCTGTAAAAAGTCGTGGGGTAAAGACACCAAATGCTGCTTAACATGCAAGTAG